The Methanocella arvoryzae MRE50 genome includes a region encoding these proteins:
- a CDS encoding helicase HerA domain-containing protein: MIGSVGVIFGETGSHEIKFAVSDPAGVRRTDYVKVWHATDGWVLCQVLSMTRSSDGFGLAEAISEGTGHSVQKNADRIVAKAIVIGARDVQGLLRTPKTPFCPGDRVYPADSELITGTLGLTQGGAYIGLLDGTNLQVMVDRNKLVQKHCSILAMTGSGKSYTAAVIMEEMLEKEIPLLIIDPHGEYASLKQANDDCDIEELCQRFGVEARGYDNVTIYTPANLKVNDYADKVLRLNGRNLKPGEIIDYMGGDLSASEIGLIYEAVGEIRNDRMNYTLADVLREIGSMKSNMKWAVINKLEPLATAEFLADKPTPLEELFAKGRAAIIDMKGVNPDVQQVIVARLLSMLFEARKAGTVPAGIVVVEEAHNFCPERGFQKTTSSDVLRTIASEGRKFGMGLLIVSQRPAKVDKNVLSQCSTQVIMRVTNPNDLKAITKSLEGISSELEEEIKRLPPGVALLVNPDIPMPVMVQVRVRRSRHGGLSAEVSEEEVPIEEPVEEPAPAQEKPEAAAVLVEQPPKKSITESLFHRMFGKR, translated from the coding sequence ATGATAGGCTCGGTAGGGGTAATATTTGGAGAAACCGGGTCCCATGAGATCAAGTTCGCCGTCAGCGATCCGGCAGGAGTGCGCCGCACCGACTACGTGAAGGTCTGGCACGCGACCGACGGGTGGGTGCTATGCCAGGTCCTGTCAATGACAAGGTCGTCGGATGGTTTCGGACTAGCTGAGGCGATTAGCGAAGGGACCGGTCACAGCGTGCAGAAGAACGCAGACAGGATTGTAGCGAAGGCTATTGTCATAGGCGCCAGAGACGTACAGGGGTTGCTGAGAACTCCTAAAACGCCGTTTTGTCCGGGGGACCGGGTGTACCCGGCAGACAGCGAACTGATCACAGGGACGCTCGGGCTGACACAGGGCGGCGCTTACATAGGCCTTCTGGACGGGACTAACCTGCAAGTGATGGTCGACCGGAATAAGCTGGTCCAGAAGCACTGCAGTATCCTAGCCATGACAGGCAGCGGAAAGTCGTATACGGCAGCCGTGATCATGGAAGAGATGCTCGAAAAAGAGATCCCGCTCCTAATCATCGATCCCCACGGGGAGTACGCCTCGCTTAAGCAGGCGAACGATGACTGTGACATAGAGGAACTATGCCAGCGGTTTGGGGTCGAGGCCAGAGGATACGACAATGTGACCATCTATACCCCTGCGAATCTGAAGGTCAACGACTACGCGGATAAAGTGCTCCGCCTCAACGGTCGCAACCTGAAGCCGGGTGAGATCATCGACTATATGGGCGGAGACCTCAGCGCTTCCGAAATCGGCCTGATCTACGAGGCCGTGGGAGAGATCAGGAACGATCGGATGAACTATACGCTGGCCGACGTGCTACGTGAGATCGGGTCGATGAAGAGCAACATGAAGTGGGCGGTCATCAACAAGCTCGAGCCGCTCGCGACGGCAGAGTTTCTGGCCGACAAGCCTACGCCGCTGGAAGAGTTGTTCGCAAAGGGCAGGGCAGCCATCATAGATATGAAAGGAGTGAACCCGGATGTCCAGCAGGTCATCGTAGCCAGGCTCCTGTCCATGCTGTTCGAGGCAAGAAAAGCAGGCACCGTCCCCGCAGGGATTGTGGTTGTAGAGGAAGCCCACAATTTCTGTCCGGAGAGAGGATTCCAGAAAACGACAAGCAGTGACGTCCTGAGGACTATCGCCTCCGAGGGCCGGAAGTTCGGCATGGGCCTCCTCATCGTCTCCCAGCGTCCCGCCAAGGTCGACAAGAACGTGCTATCCCAGTGCAGCACCCAGGTGATCATGAGAGTCACCAACCCCAACGACCTGAAAGCGATCACTAAGAGCCTCGAAGGAATCAGCTCTGAACTTGAGGAAGAGATCAAGAGACTTCCGCCCGGCGTGGCATTGCTGGTCAACCCGGATATCCCCATGCCAGTCATGGTCCAGGTAAGGGTCAGGAGAAGCAGGCACGGCGGACTATCGGCAGAAGTCTCGGAAGAGGAAGTGCCCATCGAGGAGCCCGTCGAGGAGCCTGCCCCGGCTCAGGAGAAGCCGGAAGCCGCTGCGGTATTAGTGGAGCAGCCCCCGAAAAAAAGCATAACTGAAAGCCTGTTCCACAGGATGTTCGGGAAGCGATAG